A stretch of DNA from Glycine max cultivar Williams 82 chromosome 18, Glycine_max_v4.0, whole genome shotgun sequence:
TTGTCCAAAAGATAAAGGTTCTCCCTCCATCCTACGTACTCCCATGTTTAGTACAGCAAATAGgacaaaaataagataaatatttagtaGAAGAgtagaaacaaaaaatagaaaagagatgaaaataaataaatcagtaaaaataaacaagaataTTATAGAGaatttcactaattttaaattatttctcctGTGACTTGCACTTTCTGAACACTACCAACTCATTTTTATCTTCAAATTATGTTCATATTCTATAACAAACAAACCATACGTTTATTTGGGTGGTGCATgggaattatattaaaaaactcgATTTACTGTAAAAATACCATATTATGTTGAAGTATTGAAGTGATtcgagaaaaagaaataagacaAAGGGCGAGAAACTAATATAGTATTTTCTTTGGTTCAGTTTCAACAAGTCACTCTCTAACACTTTTTCGAATAAAGGAAAGAGAAtcgaaaggaaagaaaaaaaaattaaaatttgaattagaaacaaagtggaaagaaaaaaattattttttatttctataagttttttatttctcttaattcaaataaaagaaaatataccatTTCTGTgttatatttctctttattttttccttcttatcaAACATACTAGAATTCTGGTCAAAAGTTAAATAAGAGTTAGATTCTTAAGTTACTTTTTCTAAATCCCAAATCACATTGtaacattaaatttaagaacttcattaatttttttcttcaataatgaATCCATTGAAAACTTAAATCGAGCTCTACTTGTTGTCTCACATGTTTAtaactttatatttatattttcacatgtttataactttatatttatattttacttcaaaataataatttatatgtattttaattttcaacaataaaaaaataacggTTTATTCTTCATTCTTAATTTGATTtgttcatcttttaattttatttcatattgttgataaaaatattttctctgtcttttctctattattttcgacaaatattttttttcgtaAGAACCCAATTCTTTTATAGATCAAAGAGTTCTTTCACAGTTCCACTTGACAAACTCCATATAAGAGTAGTGGGACAAACTCTTACTAATTAAGATGCTCTTAGAAGCTAATtcaaacacacttttttttttatatcattgatATAGCTAGATATATAATTGAGCAATGACATGTGAATACTATATcatttcaaatattatatataatattattttagttctttttatcaaaacatatatatatatatatatatatgtatgtatttatattttttctctttatctctctaggttaaaaatatatttgtgataTTCATAGATCATCTTGTATATTATTAGGTTTACCCTTGTTTATTTGGGTATAAGTAGGGTGgaagaaaattgaaaagataaaaatattaaattttcaatgTTTGTTTGAAAAGTATAATaggaaaagtaaaaaagaagctaTGTTAGTGAGGCTAACTAAAAACTACTGTACTTTATTTCCAATTAGAATGAAATTGAGGAAAAATGcttcttcaaaaaaatatttataatatgtttttaaaaaataataaataatattttgttaagaaaaatattaaattgaaaaatcacatttttaattattacaaaacattttttatataatccatttatttttttccaatcatctgaagagaatttttattttattttttaatctatacaaataacattttttatgttctattgtgcttctatttttattctttttcatttctttctttattattttaatccaaACAAGACAGGATCCATTGGGTTAGACATTGCAAAATGCAAGTAACTAGAACACCCCGATCAGGATCACCCAGCGTTTAAAAAGAGTGCACAGTCATACAGTTTTAATCAAACGGTCAAAACATCTTTaacttacatttattttataataatttaatgtataaaatgTTTGATTGCATGcagttgaaatttgaatagttgAAAATTAACTGTATAAAACCCTTATCCCTTAGGTACAGTATAACAGTAACCATGTTATTGCTACTTGCCATTAGTAACGACACCTTAATctgcaaagaaaaaagaaaagagagaaaaaaattagttttattttttaaagtcatttttttttttgtcttcagttaaaaaaaagaaatgtgtgattatctgcaacttttttttttggttatgcCTTGGCGAAGAAAGCAAATTGCTGATGCAAGCAGGTGACTAAAAGGAGGTCAAATGGTTCGAGTTCTTCAGTTAAATGAATGCACTACAGTACTGTAAAAATGAAATGGGTTATTATATTTGCTTACTTGGTTTCAATTCTTTATAATGACTGTGTATTACTGCTGGTGCTGGAGTTacaaatacaaatacaaatacaaatacaaCAGTGACAACACCTACAGCGATGCCGAATGTGGCAGCACCTACCACAACAACTCCAATCCATGGCGGGGATGGTGCAGGAAATGGAATGAACCCTCCAATCCCTGAAAATTCTACATCATCACCTAATTCGAACACAATAACCACCTCATTTTTAGATTTCCTTCTCATTCTGCCCCTTATCCCTTAATTAGCTTGCCTGTGCCCGTGTCAGTTTGCGGTTGAGGTATATAACTACCTTTATATTTAAACCAACACCTCATTTTAGTTGTTCCCTGTGTTTCTCAGACACGACAATAATATCATTAGCGTTTTAACAACGAATTTCTTgcgtatcattttttttttccttactcCCTCATGCATATCTGATCGtcaaatagaaagaaaatcCTGACCGACTACTAAGGCGTTTAACAATATAAATACTGACTAAGCAGCAGAAAAACACAATTTTGCACCTGTATGACAATTGAGTTTGtgaataaataatacatttttccaatttgataaaattttgagACAACTTGCCTCATAATTTAGTTGGAGGCAAACTTTGATAGGATTCCAGTAAttcgaagaagaaaaaatgttatcAAACTTCAAGAATACAAAATTTATACTGAGTAAAACGCAACGTGTTGTCAAGACACAATAGAGTACAGTATGCCTCTGAATCCAATTGCAGCACATGGTGACAGAAAACGCCGTACGATAATTTCAGTGCTCCACATTTTGAAAGTGTTGCTATGCTTAATGCAtcttgaagttaaatattttagCACCCTcctacaaaattaaagaaaactttcaggttaaaaaataaattttgctcATGATAATTACGAAACTGAATTACCAGCTGATGAATAATGATGATAAATACATAAGATTATGTACCTCTGGCTTGATTGGTGGGCAGTTTTGAGGTTCCCTAACAATGTAAATCTCATCTCCAGCACTGCCATAAAAGTCTTGATTGCGATGCCAAATCCACAGTGCATGGGTTTCATTTTTCACCTGCATATGATGTTACAAGTTAGTTTGCATGTTTTGTGTACCTTTAACATGCACGAACTTATAGCACGAGTTAATGTTTTAGAAATCTCCACCCATATATatagaagagaaagatgagGTGTACCTCTAGAATGCCATGACCGAAGCTACTTTCTCTGAAAGCACTATAATCAGGCTGTCGGTCCCAACAGAAGTTACCTTCTGCTGGACCGGAAGTAAAATTAAAGGCACAGAAGCCACCCATATAGTCATCTGGTGTAGTTGATGGTTCTGGACACTGTCCAGGTTCATCAGCATGTGTGATTGCCATCTTTTCCCTGTTACCACCGTCTCCAACCGTGatataaacaggaccacaaggATCCAATGTGTAGTTGTATACCCTGTTTGATCTCTCATACGCATGAACCTGTTCTCCCATAAGAAATTTCTAAGTACAAGCtattactaaattaaaaatgcaGTTGTATATAAGCACTTATTGAATTTTGTCTGCTTATTTATGGATTATGGATCATATGCAATGAAAACGTACAGTAATATACTTACATGTCCATTGAAGACAATGTCAACgccatatttatataataagtcTTCCATCTCCACCCTCATACACTCTGCTTCTCTATAATGAGCCTTGTAGGTGCTATACCAAGGTGCATGCCATGTAGCTATCAACCACGGAGTTACTTCCCTGTCAACAGAAGCCAAGTCTCTCTCCAACCACTTGTACTGGTCCCCTGCAATTTAAAACTAGTAGTGATCAGTAGCATGAATGTAAATAGTTAAACAGGAATGTTTTCTGAAGACTAAACCATGCATGTTAGTAACATGAAGAATATCAATCATGTAGTGTAGGAAGCAAGACTTAACCTGATTTGTCATAGGATATGTAGGCCCCCAGCATTATAAAATGTATCCCCCCAGCATTGAAAGAATAATAGAAAGTGGATGATGATCCACTCTCTTCTGATGGGAATGCAAATCGAGAACTATAAGCAACAAATGTCTGGTTTTCAGCTTGTTCTTCTATCTCATGATTCCCTTCTATTACCATTATTGGGACACTAGAAATCAGAGGCTGCATGTACCTGAATCAATTATAACAAGCTAAGTTGCAaccaaaatcaacaagaccaTTTATCTAAGATTCCTAAGGAAGAGAGTGAAGAAAATGTTACCTTCCCCAATAATCCCAACGAGGCTGATAGGTTTCATGGATGGGAGTGTTAGGAAATGAGCAAGAGTAGCAGTCTGCCCCAGTGCCATTAGTAAGATAGAGGTTGGCACAGCTAACATCTCCAACCAACAGAATAAGATCAGGATGGTTACTGGTCATATGATTAACAGTGGATGTGGTATTGTATGTAAGACCCAAGTCTCCAACCACTGCTATTCTGCTAGGGTAGCTCTTGGGGCCTGAAGCTGGCATAGTCCTGAAATAATGAACGTCACTCATTCCTGACAAAGAAGGATCTCCACATTTATATTGATATAGTGTGTTGGGTCTCAATCCTGCGTGCACCAAATACAAtacaattctaaataattaattacatgcCATGCAAATAAAAACTTGAGTTCTAGGCAATTAATAATAGAAGGGAAGCTAGCTTGTACAAAGTGTTATTATACCTGTGAGACGAACATGATGTATAATTCCAGAGGTGTAGTTCTGAAGGCCTTCAAAAGGATAAAGTTGACTGTAAACGAGGGAATAACCCGTTGCTTGGTGTCTCATGGACCTTCCGAACCTTCCATATTGAACTATGCTAGCAACAGTTTCAGGATCTAAGGGTTCTATATTGTCCCCAATT
This window harbors:
- the LOC100784006 gene encoding purple acid phosphatase 15 isoform X1; its protein translation is MKSLTFAFFFSFIPMHLSISTHFASCHCTPEMGWVIVCMLFSLSCVIVDGGVPTTLDGPFKPVTVPLDQSFRGNAVDLTDTDPLVQRTVEGFQPEQISLSLSASHDSVWISWITGEFQIGDNIEPLDPETVASIVQYGRFGRSMRHQATGYSLVYSQLYPFEGLQNYTSGIIHHVRLTGLRPNTLYQYKCGDPSLSGMSDVHYFRTMPASGPKSYPSRIAVVGDLGLTYNTTSTVNHMTSNHPDLILLVGDVSCANLYLTNGTGADCYSCSFPNTPIHETYQPRWDYWGRYMQPLISSVPIMVIEGNHEIEEQAENQTFVAYSSRFAFPSEESGSSSTFYYSFNAGGIHFIMLGAYISYDKSGDQYKWLERDLASVDREVTPWLIATWHAPWYSTYKAHYREAECMRVEMEDLLYKYGVDIVFNGHVHAYERSNRVYNYTLDPCGPVYITVGDGGNREKMAITHADEPGQCPEPSTTPDDYMGGFCAFNFTSGPAEGNFCWDRQPDYSAFRESSFGHGILEVKNETHALWIWHRNQDFYGSAGDEIYIVREPQNCPPIKPEEGAKIFNFKMH
- the LOC100784006 gene encoding purple acid phosphatase 15 isoform X2, whose product is MILFGFLGLQYVSHIVAGEFQIGDNIEPLDPETVASIVQYGRFGRSMRHQATGYSLVYSQLYPFEGLQNYTSGIIHHVRLTGLRPNTLYQYKCGDPSLSGMSDVHYFRTMPASGPKSYPSRIAVVGDLGLTYNTTSTVNHMTSNHPDLILLVGDVSCANLYLTNGTGADCYSCSFPNTPIHETYQPRWDYWGRYMQPLISSVPIMVIEGNHEIEEQAENQTFVAYSSRFAFPSEESGSSSTFYYSFNAGGIHFIMLGAYISYDKSGDQYKWLERDLASVDREVTPWLIATWHAPWYSTYKAHYREAECMRVEMEDLLYKYGVDIVFNGHVHAYERSNRVYNYTLDPCGPVYITVGDGGNREKMAITHADEPGQCPEPSTTPDDYMGGFCAFNFTSGPAEGNFCWDRQPDYSAFRESSFGHGILEVKNETHALWIWHRNQDFYGSAGDEIYIVREPQNCPPIKPEEGAKIFNFKMH